A genomic region of Vitis vinifera cultivar Pinot Noir 40024 chromosome 7, ASM3070453v1 contains the following coding sequences:
- the LOC104879947 gene encoding uncharacterized protein LOC104879947: MQIARLVRDSMRNKPEEKICKQFAATGSCPYSPRCRFSHQLQSASPPPTHQTSSASTSQTTTTAAPAADWSPLDDGIEVKLPGSSSTDKPPSREEVNASINRFLNRPMKPRRRRLTVFEDFCPSRDKN, from the exons ATGCAGATTGCCCGTCTAGTTCGTGATTCAATGAGGAACAAACCAGAG GAAAAGATTTGCAAACAATTTGCTGCCACCGGCTCATGCCCATACAGCCCACGATGCCGCTTCTCTCACCAGCTTCAGTCTGCTTCGCCGCCACCAACCCACCAAACATCCTCCGCTTCCACATCTCAAACCACCACGACCGCCGCCCCTGCCGCTGACTGGTCGCCTCTGGACGACGGCATTGAGGTTAAGTTGCCAGGTTCTTCATCAACAGACAAGCCGCCATCAAGGGAAGAGGTGAACGCTTCTATTAACCGCTTTCTCAATCGTCCGATGAAACCGAGGAGGAGGAGACTGACGGTGTTTGAAGATTTTTGCCCTAGCCGCGACAAGAACTAA
- the LOC100257791 gene encoding UDP-rhamnose/UDP-galactose transporter 6, which produces MNMSPANKADKKATVDAAAWMFNVVTSVGIIMVNKALMATYGFSFATTLTGLHFATTTLMTTVLRWLGYIQGSHLPVSELLRFVLFANLSIVGMNVSLMWNSVGFYQIAKLSMIPVSCVLEVVLDKMRYSRDTKLSISLVLLGVAVCTVTDVSVNAKGFIAAFVAVWSTALQQYYVHFLQRKYSLGSFNLLGHTAPVQAASLLLLGPFLDYWLTNKRVDNYQYSLISVMFIILSCTIAVGTNLSQFICIGRFTAVSFQVIGHMKTILVLILGFLFFGKEGLNLHVVLGMIIAVVGMIWYGNASSKPGGKERRSPALPINKSQKTDGLSESTEIDGKV; this is translated from the exons ATGAATATGTCTCCAGCAAACAAGGCTGATAAGAAGGCAACTGTTGATGCTGCCGCATGGATGTTCAATGTTGTCACTTCGGTTGGAATCATTATGGTCAACAAAGCCTTAATGGCTACATATGGATTCAGTTTTG CGACTACGTTAACTGGTCTGCATTTTGCCACAACAACCTTGATGACTACTGTTCTTAGGTGGCTGGGATACATCCAGGGCTCCCATCTACCAGTATCTGAGCTTCTGAGATTTGTTTTGTTTGCAAATTTGTCAATTGTTGGAATGAACGTGAGTTTAATGTGGAACTCTGTGGGATTCTATCAG ATTGCGAAGCTGAGTATGATCCCAGTCTCATGTGTTCTCGAAGTTGTGTTGGACAAGATGCGGTACTCAAGGGACACCAAGCTTAGCATATCATTAGTTCTCCTTGGTGTTGCAGTCTGTACTGTTACTGATGTGAGTGTCAATGCCAAGGGTTTCATTGCTGCTTTTGTTGCAGTTTGGAGCACAGCTCTGCAGCAGTAT TATGTGCATTTTCTTCAACGGAAGTATTCCTTAGGCTCATTCAACCTATTGGGGCATACTGCTCCAGTGCAGGCTGCATCTCTGCTGTTATTAGGACCCTTTCTGGACTATTGGTTGACAAATAAGAGAGTTGACAACTACCAATACAGTTTAATATCTGTG ATGTTCATCATTCTGTCCTGCACAATTGCGGTAGGAACCAACCTCAGCCAATTCATCTGTATTGGAAGATTCACTGCAGTGTCCTTCCAAGTGATTGGGCACATGAAGACGATTCTCGTCCTGATCTTAGGATTCCTCTTCTTTGGAAAAGAAGGTCTCAATCTACATGTCGTTCTAGGTATGATCATAGCAGTTGTGGGAATGATCTGGTACGGCAATGCTTCATCTAAGCCTGGAGGAAAGGAACGGCGTAGTCCTGCTCTCCCAATCAACAAATCACAAAAAACTGATGGCTTATCAGAGTCCACCGAGATAGATGGGAAGGTGTAG
- the LOC100266433 gene encoding ubiquitin carboxyl-terminal hydrolase 27 isoform X1, translated as MKIEGNVSVSFSIRKFKHGFWILSRIKWFSISGLHISVAGLLSIAGFVVAIKDNKMGNFGSLPWSSERGDFSSELCLAPGLQNLGNNCFLNVILQALASCFCFRQFLHRIMEESKSSLDEEGVESLPLTTALTTLLEELCATHGGRKVLSPRKVMLAMALYIPNFNLTRQQDAAEAFLHLLSCLREEFSECYVPNYSSLAGVSAFPNCRILTPTKRGQPSEQERWQRHFLGPFNGILGSFLTCQSCSFQITLDFEFFHSLSLSPVLNNGGAIMAGCTVEDCLRQFVVAEQVENYHCHSCWHIAATKYLSLRSGNEAEIQKLRCCREQGSCDCRNLLNLEAVPWSNSFSRTLKQLSIVRCPKILCIHLQRASMTIFGELTKVQGHISFPLILNLLPFMKSEVGIKNWEDNFLRQRAKQQNQQPVPDLKHFKLQFDTRMLNCIYGLEGENMNSEARYADELGSTTLKLMGSMNFPTLGESSLAETGGFSDTKLEHRRDEVSMARDCDSLDTHSYHLVSVVEHFGRDGSGHYTVYRRVRTEQEKEFHNGQFAPSLGHWFCISDSQVYSVSEKDVLAAEASLLFYERIVDE; from the exons ATGAAAATCGAAGGAAATGTGAGTGTATCTTTTTCAATACGCAAATTCAAGCATGGGTTTTGGATTTTATCTCGGATAAAGTGGTTTTCAATTTCTGGGCTGCATATATCAGTTGCTGGCTTGTTGAGTATTGCTGGGTTTGTCGTGGctataaaagataataaaatggGAAATTTTGGTAGCTTACCATGGTCTTCAGAACGAGGGGATTTTTCGTCGGAGTTGTGCTTAGCACCTGGGCTGCAGAATCTTGGAAATAACTGTTTTTTGAATGTAATTTTACAG GCCCTGGCTAGCTGCTTTTGTTTCCGGCAATTTCTTCACAGAATTATGGAGGAATCTAAATCTTCCTTGGATGAGGAAGGGGTTGAAAGCTTGCCCCTCACAACTGCTTTGACCACTTTGTTGGAAG AATTATGTGCCACTCATGGTGGAAGAAAGGTCTTGAGCCCCCGGAAAGTGATGCTTGCCATGGCTCTTTATATTCCCAATTTCAATCTCACGAGGCAGCAG GATGCAGCAGAAGCATTCCTTCATCTTTTGTCTTGTTTAAGAGAAGAATTTTCAGAATGTTATGTTCCAAATTACAGTTCTCTAGCAGGCGTTTCTGCTTTTCCTAATTGTAGGATTCTTACTCCAACCAAGAGGGGACAACCGAGTGAACAGGAAAGATGGCAGCGACACTTCCTTGGGCCATTCAATGGGATTCTTGGCAGCTTTTTAACTTGTCAAAGCTGTTCATTTCAG ATCAcattggattttgaatttttccaTAGCTTGTCTCTTTCACCAGTGCTCAATAATGGTGGTGCCATT ATGGCTGGATGCACTGTGGAGGATTGCCTGAGGCAATTCGTTGTTGCAGAACAAGTTGAGAATTATCACTGCCACAGCTGTTGGCATATTGCTGCAACAAAGTACTTATCTTTACGGTCTGGAAATGAG GCAGAAATTCAAAAGCTCAGGTGCTGTAGAGAGCAAGGCTCCTGTGACTGCAGAAATCTCCTTAATCTTGAAGCAGTGCCATGGTCAAATAGTTTTTCACGTACTTTAAAGCAACTAAGCATAGTTCGTTGTCCAAAG ATTCTATGCATTCATCTGCAACGAGCTTCAATGACCATATTTGGAGAACTAACCAAAGTTCAG GGtcatatttcttttccattgatATTGAACCTATTGCCATTCATGAAGAGTGAAGTGGGAATAAAGAACTGGGAAGATAATTTTCTAAGACAGCGAGCAAAGCAGCAAAATCAACAACCTGTTCCTGATCTGAAACATTTTAAGTTGCAATTTGATACAAGAATGCTAAATTGCATTTATGGGCTTGAGGGAGAAAACATGAACTCAGAGGCAAGGTATGCTGATGAATTGGGAAGCACTACACTTAAACTTATGGGTAGTATGAATTTTCCAACTCTTGGGGAATCCAGTTTGGCTGAAACTGGAGGCTTCTCAGATACAAAACTTGAACACAGGCGTGATGAG GTGAGCATGGCTCGTGATTGTGATTCTTTAGATACACATAGTTACCATCTTGTTTCTGTTGTGGAACACTTTGGAAGAGATGGGAGTGGGCATTACACCGTCTACAGAAGAGTGAGAACTGAGCAGGAGAAAGAATTTCATAATGGACAATTTGCGCCTTCCCTTGGGCACTGGTTTTGCATTTCGGATTCTCAAGTATACAGTGTTTCAGAAAAAGATGTTCTTGCAGCAGAGGCTAGCTTGCTCTTTTATGAAAGAATTGTAGATGAGTGA
- the LOC100266433 gene encoding ubiquitin carboxyl-terminal hydrolase 27 isoform X2, which yields MGNFGSLPWSSERGDFSSELCLAPGLQNLGNNCFLNVILQALASCFCFRQFLHRIMEESKSSLDEEGVESLPLTTALTTLLEELCATHGGRKVLSPRKVMLAMALYIPNFNLTRQQDAAEAFLHLLSCLREEFSECYVPNYSSLAGVSAFPNCRILTPTKRGQPSEQERWQRHFLGPFNGILGSFLTCQSCSFQITLDFEFFHSLSLSPVLNNGGAIMAGCTVEDCLRQFVVAEQVENYHCHSCWHIAATKYLSLRSGNEAEIQKLRCCREQGSCDCRNLLNLEAVPWSNSFSRTLKQLSIVRCPKILCIHLQRASMTIFGELTKVQGHISFPLILNLLPFMKSEVGIKNWEDNFLRQRAKQQNQQPVPDLKHFKLQFDTRMLNCIYGLEGENMNSEARYADELGSTTLKLMGSMNFPTLGESSLAETGGFSDTKLEHRRDEVSMARDCDSLDTHSYHLVSVVEHFGRDGSGHYTVYRRVRTEQEKEFHNGQFAPSLGHWFCISDSQVYSVSEKDVLAAEASLLFYERIVDE from the exons atggGAAATTTTGGTAGCTTACCATGGTCTTCAGAACGAGGGGATTTTTCGTCGGAGTTGTGCTTAGCACCTGGGCTGCAGAATCTTGGAAATAACTGTTTTTTGAATGTAATTTTACAG GCCCTGGCTAGCTGCTTTTGTTTCCGGCAATTTCTTCACAGAATTATGGAGGAATCTAAATCTTCCTTGGATGAGGAAGGGGTTGAAAGCTTGCCCCTCACAACTGCTTTGACCACTTTGTTGGAAG AATTATGTGCCACTCATGGTGGAAGAAAGGTCTTGAGCCCCCGGAAAGTGATGCTTGCCATGGCTCTTTATATTCCCAATTTCAATCTCACGAGGCAGCAG GATGCAGCAGAAGCATTCCTTCATCTTTTGTCTTGTTTAAGAGAAGAATTTTCAGAATGTTATGTTCCAAATTACAGTTCTCTAGCAGGCGTTTCTGCTTTTCCTAATTGTAGGATTCTTACTCCAACCAAGAGGGGACAACCGAGTGAACAGGAAAGATGGCAGCGACACTTCCTTGGGCCATTCAATGGGATTCTTGGCAGCTTTTTAACTTGTCAAAGCTGTTCATTTCAG ATCAcattggattttgaatttttccaTAGCTTGTCTCTTTCACCAGTGCTCAATAATGGTGGTGCCATT ATGGCTGGATGCACTGTGGAGGATTGCCTGAGGCAATTCGTTGTTGCAGAACAAGTTGAGAATTATCACTGCCACAGCTGTTGGCATATTGCTGCAACAAAGTACTTATCTTTACGGTCTGGAAATGAG GCAGAAATTCAAAAGCTCAGGTGCTGTAGAGAGCAAGGCTCCTGTGACTGCAGAAATCTCCTTAATCTTGAAGCAGTGCCATGGTCAAATAGTTTTTCACGTACTTTAAAGCAACTAAGCATAGTTCGTTGTCCAAAG ATTCTATGCATTCATCTGCAACGAGCTTCAATGACCATATTTGGAGAACTAACCAAAGTTCAG GGtcatatttcttttccattgatATTGAACCTATTGCCATTCATGAAGAGTGAAGTGGGAATAAAGAACTGGGAAGATAATTTTCTAAGACAGCGAGCAAAGCAGCAAAATCAACAACCTGTTCCTGATCTGAAACATTTTAAGTTGCAATTTGATACAAGAATGCTAAATTGCATTTATGGGCTTGAGGGAGAAAACATGAACTCAGAGGCAAGGTATGCTGATGAATTGGGAAGCACTACACTTAAACTTATGGGTAGTATGAATTTTCCAACTCTTGGGGAATCCAGTTTGGCTGAAACTGGAGGCTTCTCAGATACAAAACTTGAACACAGGCGTGATGAG GTGAGCATGGCTCGTGATTGTGATTCTTTAGATACACATAGTTACCATCTTGTTTCTGTTGTGGAACACTTTGGAAGAGATGGGAGTGGGCATTACACCGTCTACAGAAGAGTGAGAACTGAGCAGGAGAAAGAATTTCATAATGGACAATTTGCGCCTTCCCTTGGGCACTGGTTTTGCATTTCGGATTCTCAAGTATACAGTGTTTCAGAAAAAGATGTTCTTGCAGCAGAGGCTAGCTTGCTCTTTTATGAAAGAATTGTAGATGAGTGA
- the LOC100266433 gene encoding ubiquitin carboxyl-terminal hydrolase 27 isoform X3 gives MEESKSSLDEEGVESLPLTTALTTLLEELCATHGGRKVLSPRKVMLAMALYIPNFNLTRQQDAAEAFLHLLSCLREEFSECYVPNYSSLAGVSAFPNCRILTPTKRGQPSEQERWQRHFLGPFNGILGSFLTCQSCSFQITLDFEFFHSLSLSPVLNNGGAIMAGCTVEDCLRQFVVAEQVENYHCHSCWHIAATKYLSLRSGNEAEIQKLRCCREQGSCDCRNLLNLEAVPWSNSFSRTLKQLSIVRCPKILCIHLQRASMTIFGELTKVQGHISFPLILNLLPFMKSEVGIKNWEDNFLRQRAKQQNQQPVPDLKHFKLQFDTRMLNCIYGLEGENMNSEARYADELGSTTLKLMGSMNFPTLGESSLAETGGFSDTKLEHRRDEVSMARDCDSLDTHSYHLVSVVEHFGRDGSGHYTVYRRVRTEQEKEFHNGQFAPSLGHWFCISDSQVYSVSEKDVLAAEASLLFYERIVDE, from the exons ATGGAGGAATCTAAATCTTCCTTGGATGAGGAAGGGGTTGAAAGCTTGCCCCTCACAACTGCTTTGACCACTTTGTTGGAAG AATTATGTGCCACTCATGGTGGAAGAAAGGTCTTGAGCCCCCGGAAAGTGATGCTTGCCATGGCTCTTTATATTCCCAATTTCAATCTCACGAGGCAGCAG GATGCAGCAGAAGCATTCCTTCATCTTTTGTCTTGTTTAAGAGAAGAATTTTCAGAATGTTATGTTCCAAATTACAGTTCTCTAGCAGGCGTTTCTGCTTTTCCTAATTGTAGGATTCTTACTCCAACCAAGAGGGGACAACCGAGTGAACAGGAAAGATGGCAGCGACACTTCCTTGGGCCATTCAATGGGATTCTTGGCAGCTTTTTAACTTGTCAAAGCTGTTCATTTCAG ATCAcattggattttgaatttttccaTAGCTTGTCTCTTTCACCAGTGCTCAATAATGGTGGTGCCATT ATGGCTGGATGCACTGTGGAGGATTGCCTGAGGCAATTCGTTGTTGCAGAACAAGTTGAGAATTATCACTGCCACAGCTGTTGGCATATTGCTGCAACAAAGTACTTATCTTTACGGTCTGGAAATGAG GCAGAAATTCAAAAGCTCAGGTGCTGTAGAGAGCAAGGCTCCTGTGACTGCAGAAATCTCCTTAATCTTGAAGCAGTGCCATGGTCAAATAGTTTTTCACGTACTTTAAAGCAACTAAGCATAGTTCGTTGTCCAAAG ATTCTATGCATTCATCTGCAACGAGCTTCAATGACCATATTTGGAGAACTAACCAAAGTTCAG GGtcatatttcttttccattgatATTGAACCTATTGCCATTCATGAAGAGTGAAGTGGGAATAAAGAACTGGGAAGATAATTTTCTAAGACAGCGAGCAAAGCAGCAAAATCAACAACCTGTTCCTGATCTGAAACATTTTAAGTTGCAATTTGATACAAGAATGCTAAATTGCATTTATGGGCTTGAGGGAGAAAACATGAACTCAGAGGCAAGGTATGCTGATGAATTGGGAAGCACTACACTTAAACTTATGGGTAGTATGAATTTTCCAACTCTTGGGGAATCCAGTTTGGCTGAAACTGGAGGCTTCTCAGATACAAAACTTGAACACAGGCGTGATGAG GTGAGCATGGCTCGTGATTGTGATTCTTTAGATACACATAGTTACCATCTTGTTTCTGTTGTGGAACACTTTGGAAGAGATGGGAGTGGGCATTACACCGTCTACAGAAGAGTGAGAACTGAGCAGGAGAAAGAATTTCATAATGGACAATTTGCGCCTTCCCTTGGGCACTGGTTTTGCATTTCGGATTCTCAAGTATACAGTGTTTCAGAAAAAGATGTTCTTGCAGCAGAGGCTAGCTTGCTCTTTTATGAAAGAATTGTAGATGAGTGA
- the LOC100262912 gene encoding uncharacterized protein LOC100262912, translating to MEREFMEEDQGIYSSNASKIFKIASQMDTARMWYMRSGAAAGDGFTTPVSDASMYRSLLTHYQHSSSDGLGSLPSRGSPLSLVENLEVTPTPAVKVEEDVLVMDGIMVESMAGMKGMRSVSSDSSGSSSAAAASGNGLYKTEICRSWEDLASCRYGAKCQFAHGKEELRPLRYSMRTRPEGNVCKQFAVTGTCPYGPRCRFSHQIQSLLSTTQQTPSPSRPQHTAATTPTIKTATPTKTTADWSPMDDGIEVVLPGSSAEKPASRDEVNTYINSFLYGPTTPRRRLPVFEEICPSREATP from the exons ATGGAGAGAGAATTCATGGAAGAAGATCAAGGCATTTACAGTAGCAACGCCtcgaaaattttcaagatcGCTTCACAAATGGACACGGCACGGATGTGGTACATGCGCTCTGGCGCGGCGGCCGGTGACGGTTTCACAACTCCGGTGAGCGACGCCTCCATGTACCGGTCATTGCTCACGCATTACCAACACAGCAGCAGCGACGGCCTTGGATCCCTTCCGTCCCGTGGATCGCCGCTGTCGCTGGTGGAGAACTTAGAGGTGACGCCGACACCGGCGGTAAAGGTGGAGGAGGATGTGCTGGTGATGGACGGAATTATGGTGGAATCCATGGCCGGCATGAAGGGGATGAGGTCGGTGTCCTCCGATTCCAGCGGATCGTCCTCGGCTGCGGCGGCGTCCGGCAACGGACTTTACAAGACGGAGATTTGCCGGTCTTGGGAGGACTTAGCGAGTTGCCGATATGGAGCAAAATGCCAG TTTGCCCACGGAAAGGAGGAGCTTCGTCCATTACGTTATTCTATGAGGACCAGACCCGAG GGAAACGTTTGCAAGCAATTTGCTGTAACTGGAACATGCCCATACGGCCCAAGGTGCCGTTTTTCTCATCAGATTCAGTCTCTACTATCAACAACCCAACAAACACCCTCCCCTTCTAGACCTCAACACACAGCTGCCACCACCCCCACCATCAAGACTGCCACCCCCACCAAGACCACCGCCGACTGGTCGCCCATGGACGACGGCATTGAGGTCGTGCTGCCAGGTTCTTCAGCAGAGAAACCAGCGTCAAGGGACGAGGTAAACACCTACATCAACAGTTTTCTCTATGGTCCCACAACTCCAAGGAGGAGACTGCCAGTTTTTGAAGAGATATGCCCTAGCAGGGAGGCTACTCCTTGA